The sequence CCGAAATACTTGAGCTTCCATGGTGTCTCGCCACCATTCTCCCGGCGCCAGTCAGCCATTGGAGATTCGCCTTCAAAGGTCATATATTCAACCCACTCCGACATTTCCTGAACCGTGCCGCTGCCTACATTGCCACAAATATACGGCTCGCAATCCAGCAATTCGCATAGCCGGAAGAATTCATGTGTGCCAAAGTGGTTGTTCTCCACCAGCCCACCCCAGTGCGTATTAACCATCCGCTTGCGCTCTTCTGATGGCCCGATGCCATCCTTCCAGTGGTACTCGTCTGCAAAACATCCGCCCGGCCAACGCAGCACAGGTATATTCACTTTTTTGAGCGCGGCCAAGACATCATTACGGAAGCCTTCCGTATTCGGAATAGGTGAATCTGCACCTACCCATATCCCTTCATAAATACATCTGCCCAAATGCTCGGCGAAATGTCCGTAAAGATGACGACTGATAGTTCCTTTACCTACTCCTGCATTTAATTTCAAAATAGTAGCCATATGTTCTGTTCTCCATCCTTTCCTGCTCCATGTCTTCGTTCACTTCAGGAGCTCTGTTTACCCCAGCTGGCAATGCCGATTTCATTCAGTCCGGTAAATACAAGCGTGGCTCTGTTCTGCTCCCAATCCCATGCAGGCAACAGTTGAAGCTTCTCGGTGCGGCCCGCTCCCTGTTGAATATCGTTCCATACCAAAGTTAATGTTCTATTACCGTCCAAGGACCATTGTCCTGCACCACACGCTCCCTCAACATTGCCGTTGCTCTGAAATACTAGCGGAGCCGATTGTACCTGTCCGTCCACCGAAGGGTCCAATAGCACTTGCTCCCATGTTCCGGTTAGTAGACGTTCTGGGATCTCCTGTTCCAGCTCTCCTGCATAACGTTCCGGTGAAACTACTGGCCAACCGTCCTCTGTCCACAGTATTTTACGGACATGCAGATAAGCCCAGTGCTTATCCATTTCCCCTCGTGCATGATGAACCATGAAATAATTGCCGTTATCGTTTAATACTGAATTATGCCCAGGAGCTATCCATCCCGGATCATCGCCAAACCGGTAGCCGCCGAGAATTTTGGTCCCGATCTCATACTGTGGCAACTGCTCACTATCGCTCATATCTTGGCCGTTATAATCCAGATAAGGCCCAGTAATAACATCTGCACGCGCCACACGGACGTTATAATCCTCGAACAAGGAATCGTAGGAAACAAACAGATAATATTTCTTGAACTGCTCGTTGTACACAATGTAGGGTCCTTCAACAGCTCCGTCTTCAGTAACCCTATCGCGTTTGGCAATCAGCGCTCCGAAGCCAGCATGCTTGGGCTTGCCCGATTCCTTATCCAACTCAATCAGATGAATGCCGCCAAAAAAAGAGCCGTAAACCATCCACATCTGTCCCTCTGCGTCCGTAAGCACATTGGCATCAATCGCATTGAGATGATCCTCTGCACGCGTCTGAATCACCACGCCTTCATCTGTCCAAGGACCTTCAATAGACGCTGAGGTCTGAAGGCCGATCAGCGATTGTCTGCTCCCAAATGTAGATGCCGAATAATACATCCGGTATTGGTCGCCGTATTTCACAACGTCTGGAGCCCATAAATTCACGGAATCGGCCCAGTCCTTGGCCACCTGTGGAATTCCTGGCAACGCATAATGCACCCATTGCCAGTGGATCAGATCCTGTGATTTACGAACCATAATTCCTGGAGTAAGCTCGCCACCGACCTTCACATCGGTAGAAAATACATAGTAGCCTTGATCCGTCTTAATGATCCCGGGGTCATGGGCGTTATGAATGGTCCATGCCGATTCTTCATGAATAATGGAAGTATCATACATAGTGAAGGGTCCGGGAGAATCCGGAAAGACTGGCTTCATATCCATTTCCAACAGCACCTCCAGTTATTGACTACCCTTTGACTCCAGAAATCGCCACAGACTCGATAATTTGTTTCTGGAAAACCAGAAAAATAATCAGCATTGGCAATAGCGAAATGATCGATGCCGCCATGATAAGCGGATAATCGGTCTGAATGGCGTAAGTCGCATTGAAGTTCGCAATAACGAGCTGCAAGGTCTGCTTCTCCGGTGAATTCAGATAAATAATCGGCGCCAGATAATCATTCCAGATACCCATAAACCATAGGATCAGCTGTGCGGCAATCGCCGGTTTAATCAATGGGAAGGTAATCGAGCTATACAGTCGGAAATACGAACTTCCGTCAATCTTGGCGGCTTCAATAATAGCGTTAGGCACACTGCTCAAATACTGCCGCAGGAAAAAGATCATGACAATGTTACCGAAGAGACCCGGTACGATCAAAGGCAACAAAGTATCGATCCAGCCCAGCTGGGAGAAGATGAAGAACTGCGGAATCATAACAGCTGGATAAGGAATCATCAGGGAAGACAGCATCAGCAGAAATATTTTATTTTTCCCCGGGAATCTCAGCTTGGCAAAAGCAAAGGCTGCCAGACTTGAGGTGAACGTACCCACTATAGTTACGGAGAGGGCAATGATCAAACTGTTCTTAATCCCGCTAAGCAGCGGACCGGCCTCCCAGATTTCCTTGTACTTACCGAAATTGAACGGACTCGGAATCCAGACTGGCGGTAAAGCGAAGACATCCTGCTTATCCTTAAGTGAAGTGGACAGCATCCATAGCAGCGGACCAATCATGAACACTGCACCAATTAGTAGAATAATGAATATGATTGTACTCGTGAGATTTCTTCTTCGTGAATGGGACATATTATATTCGCTCCTCTCTCTCCATATCAATCGACATCGAACGAAGATTTCTCGTTCATTCTAAATTGGATAAGAGTCACAACAAATATGAAAGCGCCGAGGACTACTGCCATAGCGGAAGCATAACCCATCTGGAAGCTGCCGAAAGCCTTCTGCCAAATGTAGAACACTACGGAAGCCGAAGCATATTCCGGACCGCCTGTAGGGGTCATAATGTTCATCTCGGTAAAAATTTGCGATCCTCCGATAATATTCGTAACCACAATAAAGAAGGTGACTGGACGTACCATCGGCCAGGTAATATGCCTAAAGGACTGAAAGCCATTTGCCCCATCAAGTTCTGCGGCTTCATAATAAGTTCTTGATACACTCTGTAGCGCTGCTAAATAGAGCAGCATGGTATAGCCGAGACCCTTCCAGACAGCCATAATAATCAAGGCTGGTTTAACAGTGTACTTATTAGCCATCCAGTTGGGACCGGAAATACCAAACAGATCCAGAAACTGATTCACTAGACCATAGTCACCGTTATAGGCCCAGTTCCACATAATGGAGACTGCTGCCAATGAAGAAATGACCGGGACATAGTAAATAACACGAAAGGTAGTAGTACCTCGAGCTCCACGGTTTAATCCGAGAGCTAGTAGAAGCGCTAGCGTGATACCGATTGGAATCCCCAGCATCATGAACAGCGTATTAAACACTGCTTTATGAAATAATTCATCCGTAAACAGATCTGTGAAGTTGCTAAGACCAATAAAATTCATCTGGCCCAAGCCGTCCCAGTCCGTTAACGAACCATAGATGGAGTAAAACATCGGATAGAGTGTAAACACAATTAGACCCAGTAATGGAGCAAGAATAAACAAAAATCCGTAAATCTTTTCTTTCCGATAGAGGTTGGACGTGGTCATGTTTTCTTTCACCTCAGATTCTGATATCAGAATGAAAATGATGTTAGTCTGATGGAATCAGAAGCTAACATCATTATTCATCTGGTTTAAAGAAGAAGTTTATAACTTATTTTTTGGATTTTTCTTCTTGTTCAATCGCTTTGTCCAGCAATTTCTGCATTTTAGGCTGCTCTGATTTCACATAATCAGCCGCGGTTACTTTGCCATCGATCACAGGTTGAATGTCTGTGAAGAACAGATTGTACCATTCTGCATTGTAAGTGTAATGACCTGGAAGAACTCTTCCGTAATCATTGACGATTTGCAGGAATTCTTCTTTATTAGCTGGTTTAGTAGTAGTATCTGCTGCCCACTCTGTAGCCATATCAATCAAGTTAGGAATTTGCACTTTTGCTTTTACAAGCGCTTCCATACCTTCTTTCGAAGCCGTCAGATAATCAATCAAGGCTACTGCTTCTTCCGGATACTTCGTTTTTGCAGAGGCACCGATACCTAACGAACCAGTCCATGTTGCTGATTTACCGGTAGAACCTGCAGGGTAAGGGATTAGATCATAATCGAACGGCAAGGTTTCATAAGTGCTCATATCCCAAGGACCTACTGGGAAGAACGCCATTTCGCCCTTCATCCAACGTTGGTAAGTATCCAGTGTTTGTGCTTGCTCAGTGGAAGGTGTTACTTTGTATTTATTTTGCAGGTCAGCCATGTATTGCAGTGCTTCCGCAAATTTCGGATCATCAATGGTTACCTTAGTTTTAGTTGCATCAATCCAGTCAGCCCCATTGCTCCATACAAAAGCCTGAAGCGCCCATTGTACGTTAAAGCCAGTACCGTATTGATCCGGTTTGCCATCTCCAGTAGTATCAACTGTTAACTGCTGAGCAACTTTGACAAATTCATCCCATGTATACGGTTTGTCTTTATCGGGAAGTGGAATGCCTGCTTTTTCAAACATGGTCTTGTTGTAGCCCAGTGCGAAAGGTCCAACGTCTTTAGGCATACCGTAAATATTGCCTTGACCCGCCATTGTGCCGTCATAACGGTACAGGTCTACACCATATTTCCAAATATTATCAAGGTTAATATCTTTATTAGCTTCAATATAGCTAGTCAGATCCAGCAGTACGCCACTGTTCACATATGCCTTCAAATCACCCGATTCGAAATAGAACACGTCGGGGACGCTTTTACCAGTTATGGAGGCTTTCAGTTTCGTAGCATATTGATCGGCCGCTGTCACAATTATTTTCACTTTTACATTTGGATGGTCAGCTTCGAATTTTTCGATTACTTTTTTGTAAGCTGCCTGCTCATCCGTTCCACCTCTGTACATAAAAGTTAATTCTTTAGTTTCTTTTGAATCATCCGTTTTAGTTGCTGTTGTTCCTGTGTTTCCGGTATTACTCTTAGCCGCATTGTTGTTGTTTCCTCCGCAGCCTGCTAGTACAACCGATACTGTCAGAATTAATGACAGCAGTGTAAACCAACTCTTTTTCTTTAGCAATGTAACCCCTCCTAGAATTTTCTGAACAGAAGTAATGCTATATAGAAGAACTAAGTAACCGTTTGCGGGTTCTTATTAGTTCAAGCTACCTTTACCCAGCCGAATAACATTCCATGAAGCCTTGGAAATAAGAGTCTCAACAAAGCCGTCCTTACACACTGTGCCAGTAGCCCTTGCAGGCTTTACTTTCTCTTCCGTAGCCGTATTCACTGCCAACAGATCATCATGCTGCAGGACAATATGCTCGATCAAGGAATAACCCTCGAAACCGCGAACATCACATTTCAGCAACATGCCTGCCTCAAGATGACGATTAACCGCAAAGATCGTAAGCTCATCGGCTTCCTCGTTGTATACGATTGCACTATCCAGGTAAGGAACATCCGTATAATCTTGTGCGTCATATTTAGGCGAGTTCACAATAGGTTGAAGCGAAACGCCGCGACCGTACAGGGAAGTATGTAGATAG comes from Paenibacillus sp. 19GGS1-52 and encodes:
- a CDS encoding arabinan endo-1,5-alpha-L-arabinosidase, yielding MDMKPVFPDSPGPFTMYDTSIIHEESAWTIHNAHDPGIIKTDQGYYVFSTDVKVGGELTPGIMVRKSQDLIHWQWVHYALPGIPQVAKDWADSVNLWAPDVVKYGDQYRMYYSASTFGSRQSLIGLQTSASIEGPWTDEGVVIQTRAEDHLNAIDANVLTDAEGQMWMVYGSFFGGIHLIELDKESGKPKHAGFGALIAKRDRVTEDGAVEGPYIVYNEQFKKYYLFVSYDSLFEDYNVRVARADVITGPYLDYNGQDMSDSEQLPQYEIGTKILGGYRFGDDPGWIAPGHNSVLNDNGNYFMVHHARGEMDKHWAYLHVRKILWTEDGWPVVSPERYAGELEQEIPERLLTGTWEQVLLDPSVDGQVQSAPLVFQSNGNVEGACGAGQWSLDGNRTLTLVWNDIQQGAGRTEKLQLLPAWDWEQNRATLVFTGLNEIGIASWGKQSS
- a CDS encoding sugar ABC transporter permease, which translates into the protein MTTSNLYRKEKIYGFLFILAPLLGLIVFTLYPMFYSIYGSLTDWDGLGQMNFIGLSNFTDLFTDELFHKAVFNTLFMMLGIPIGITLALLLALGLNRGARGTTTFRVIYYVPVISSLAAVSIMWNWAYNGDYGLVNQFLDLFGISGPNWMANKYTVKPALIIMAVWKGLGYTMLLYLAALQSVSRTYYEAAELDGANGFQSFRHITWPMVRPVTFFIVVTNIIGGSQIFTEMNIMTPTGGPEYASASVVFYIWQKAFGSFQMGYASAMAVVLGAFIFVVTLIQFRMNEKSSFDVD
- a CDS encoding carbohydrate ABC transporter permease: MSHSRRRNLTSTIIFIILLIGAVFMIGPLLWMLSTSLKDKQDVFALPPVWIPSPFNFGKYKEIWEAGPLLSGIKNSLIIALSVTIVGTFTSSLAAFAFAKLRFPGKNKIFLLMLSSLMIPYPAVMIPQFFIFSQLGWIDTLLPLIVPGLFGNIVMIFFLRQYLSSVPNAIIEAAKIDGSSYFRLYSSITFPLIKPAIAAQLILWFMGIWNDYLAPIIYLNSPEKQTLQLVIANFNATYAIQTDYPLIMAASIISLLPMLIIFLVFQKQIIESVAISGVKG
- a CDS encoding sugar ABC transporter substrate-binding protein gives rise to the protein MLKKKSWFTLLSLILTVSVVLAGCGGNNNNAAKSNTGNTGTTATKTDDSKETKELTFMYRGGTDEQAAYKKVIEKFEADHPNVKVKIIVTAADQYATKLKASITGKSVPDVFYFESGDLKAYVNSGVLLDLTSYIEANKDINLDNIWKYGVDLYRYDGTMAGQGNIYGMPKDVGPFALGYNKTMFEKAGIPLPDKDKPYTWDEFVKVAQQLTVDTTGDGKPDQYGTGFNVQWALQAFVWSNGADWIDATKTKVTIDDPKFAEALQYMADLQNKYKVTPSTEQAQTLDTYQRWMKGEMAFFPVGPWDMSTYETLPFDYDLIPYPAGSTGKSATWTGSLGIGASAKTKYPEEAVALIDYLTASKEGMEALVKAKVQIPNLIDMATEWAADTTTKPANKEEFLQIVNDYGRVLPGHYTYNAEWYNLFFTDIQPVIDGKVTAADYVKSEQPKMQKLLDKAIEQEEKSKK